TGCTCGATCGCCCTCAGATGACGCTGACCAAGTAACCATGACCTTCTCATCTGATCTGATCGAACAGCAGGTGATACGAAACTGGAGCAtggggcgacgacggcggagatgaccatacctgcgatgcagggcggcggcggcggggacagcAAGGACCTGCTGCTGCGGGAGGAGGTGCGCGCGACGGGGTCGAGCCTCCCGGACTGCTCGCACGCGTGCGGGGCGTGCTCGCCGTGCAGCCGCGTCATGGTCAGCTTCAAGTGCTCCGTCGCCGAGCCGCTGCCCTGCCCCATGGTCTACCGCTGCATGTGCAGGGGCAAGTGCTACCCGGTGCCGTCCAGCTGAGATGCTGACCGTGACCGATAGAGAGAGCTCGCAGTGCACGCGTGTGGATCGAGCACTGAATTTGTATGCCAAAGGGATCGTCGGCGGAGCAGTTTGTGC
This portion of the Setaria viridis chromosome 7, Setaria_viridis_v4.0, whole genome shotgun sequence genome encodes:
- the LOC117863151 gene encoding uncharacterized protein isoform X1, which produces MERHAAAARVHRVLLALAVVFLLAAVSDGIRPAPAGDTKLEHGATTAEMTIPAMQGGGGGDSKDLLLREEVRATGSSLPDCSHACGACSPCSRVMVSFKCSVAEPLPCPMVYRCMCRGKCYPVPSS
- the LOC117863151 gene encoding uncharacterized protein isoform X2, producing MERHAAAARVHRVLLALAVVFLLAAVSDGIRPAPGDTKLEHGATTAEMTIPAMQGGGGGDSKDLLLREEVRATGSSLPDCSHACGACSPCSRVMVSFKCSVAEPLPCPMVYRCMCRGKCYPVPSS